In Schistocerca nitens isolate TAMUIC-IGC-003100 chromosome 10, iqSchNite1.1, whole genome shotgun sequence, a single window of DNA contains:
- the LOC126209776 gene encoding U11/U12 small nuclear ribonucleoprotein 35 kDa protein-like: MESSVHIRKGKREREISSEKYSREYRKREAVGECSRPAEGHKRVISRDKSKLAEAERWSPYAWKFYNPLAVGSIDGTDTEPHDRGIARAMEAEYHANARVVGNPRATLFLARLPPHTDKEEILKKFSKFGTIRNCRLVNDIVTGAFKGYAFIEFKHERDAVYAYGKAKGLLIQGKEVLVDYEQERILPGWVPRRLGGGFGGKKESGQLRFGCRDRPFRKPYTLLDV; encoded by the exons ATGGAGAGTAGCGTACACATTCGGAAAGGAAAGCGTGAAAGAGAGATCTCAAGTGAAAAATACAGCAGAGAATACCGGAAAAGAGA GGCTGTAGGCGAATGTTCACGGCCTGCAGAAGGACACAAAAGAGTGATTTCGAGAGACAAGTCTAAACTAGCG GAAGCTGAACGATGGTCTCCATATGCTTGGAAATTCTACAACCCACTGGCTGTCGGCAGCATAGATGGCACAGACACGGAACCACACGACCGGGGCATTGCACGTGCCATGGAGGCTGAGTACCACGCTAATGCTCGGGTAGTTGGTAATCCCCGCGCAACTCTGTTTCTTGCCCGGTTACCACCTCACACTGATAAGGAAGAAATTCTAAAG AAATTTTCAAAGTTTGGAACGATTCGGAATTGCCGACTTGTTAATGACATTGTCACAGGAGCTTTCAAGGGTTATGCATTTATCGAGTTCAAGCACGAGAGAGATGCTGTGTATGCATATGGCAAAGCAAAGGGTCTTCTTATCCAGGGGAAGGAGGTCCTTGTTGATTATGAGCAGGAGAGAATTCTTCCAGGATGGGTTCCACGACGTTTGG GTGGAGGTTTTGGTGGCAAGAAGGAATCTGGGCAGCTGAGGTTCGGCTGTCGAGATCGTCCATTCCGAAAGCCCTACACATTGTTGGATGTCTAA